The following are encoded in a window of Aerococcus sanguinicola genomic DNA:
- a CDS encoding PPK2 family polyphosphate kinase, with product MTLDDYKLTGQEIHLADYPCHVLSKEDDEKLKDSLYEDLVPDLVDWHNRLTAEGTRGVLIVLQALDAAGKDEIIRYIFSTLQPQALKVTSFQKPSDNEKAHDYLWRMHEGLPARGEIAILNRSYYEDIIAPQIHQSLDSEEQPEEIKADPELIEKRYEQIKGFEDYLTANGFPVLKLFFNMSKDTQRDRLLERIENPKKNYEFSLSDIEDRKQWDHYQEVFEGMLNHTATATAPWYVLPADNPWLSRQIATQALIEILAQLDPQYPEFSEEERAEIKKVADQLRRGEI from the coding sequence ATGACACTTGACGACTATAAATTAACGGGGCAAGAGATTCATTTGGCCGATTATCCTTGCCATGTTTTATCAAAAGAAGATGATGAGAAGCTTAAGGACAGTCTTTATGAGGACCTGGTGCCTGATCTTGTGGACTGGCACAACCGGCTGACGGCAGAAGGGACGCGCGGCGTTTTGATCGTCCTCCAAGCCCTGGATGCAGCAGGCAAGGATGAGATAATCCGTTATATCTTCTCCACTTTACAGCCCCAGGCCCTTAAGGTGACTTCCTTTCAGAAGCCATCTGATAACGAGAAAGCCCATGACTATCTCTGGCGGATGCATGAGGGCTTGCCTGCGCGGGGAGAGATTGCCATTCTCAACCGGTCCTATTACGAAGATATTATTGCCCCTCAGATCCACCAGTCCTTAGATTCCGAGGAGCAACCGGAAGAAATTAAGGCTGACCCTGAACTGATCGAGAAGCGCTATGAACAAATCAAGGGCTTTGAGGACTATCTGACAGCTAATGGCTTTCCTGTTCTAAAACTCTTCTTCAATATGTCCAAGGATACCCAACGCGACCGCTTATTGGAGCGAATTGAGAATCCTAAGAAGAATTATGAATTTTCGCTCTCCGATATTGAAGACCGTAAGCAGTGGGACCACTACCAGGAAGTCTTTGAAGGCATGCTCAACCATACAGCAACGGCAACGGCCCCTTGGTATGTGCTGCCGGCTGACAACCCCTGGCTCTCGCGCCAGATAGCCACCCAGGCCCTGATCGAGATCTTAGCCCAATTGGATCCTCAATATCCAGAATTTTCGGAGGAGGAGCGAGCAGAAATCAAGAAAGTGGCGGACCAACTCCGCCGAGGCGAAATCTAA
- a CDS encoding quaternary amine ABC transporter ATP-binding protein yields the protein MSSVKIRNLTKIYGTRGQIDRAKKMLNEGKTKEEIVKATGATVGVDNASMDIHEGETFVIMGLSGSGKSTLLRMINRLIEPTSGSVEIDGDDLTKISAEELREVRRKKVSMVFQNFALFPHMTLQENTEYGLAVQGVDKEERRKVAEKALANAGLAEYKDQYPDQLSGGMQQRVGLARALANDPEILLMDEAFSALDPLIRRDMQDELVDLQERVNKTIIFITHDLDEALRIGDRIALMRNGEVVQVGTGEEILTNPANDYVERFVESVDRSKVITAENAMKRPEFVINMDREGLRVALRRMQEEDISQIMVRDDSQRLRGYIHDGEALAYIRKQNQAGKDLNLEDILHTDVPVIAPDATINETFDALQGASLPVSVVDENGRWLGIINRRMIIDILSSSDYEGGPVDE from the coding sequence ATGAGTTCAGTAAAAATTCGCAATCTCACAAAAATATATGGAACGCGCGGCCAAATCGACCGGGCGAAAAAGATGCTTAATGAAGGAAAAACTAAGGAAGAAATTGTTAAAGCAACCGGTGCAACGGTTGGGGTCGACAATGCTTCCATGGATATCCATGAGGGGGAAACCTTCGTTATCATGGGGCTTTCTGGTTCAGGGAAGTCCACTCTCTTACGGATGATCAACCGTTTGATCGAACCAACTTCAGGTTCCGTTGAAATCGATGGGGACGATTTGACAAAAATTTCAGCAGAAGAATTGCGCGAAGTGCGTCGTAAGAAGGTCAGCATGGTCTTCCAAAACTTCGCCCTCTTCCCTCATATGACCCTCCAAGAAAATACTGAATACGGCTTGGCCGTCCAAGGTGTCGACAAGGAAGAACGTCGTAAGGTTGCTGAAAAAGCCCTTGCCAATGCGGGCTTAGCGGAATACAAGGACCAGTATCCTGACCAATTATCTGGTGGGATGCAGCAGCGGGTTGGTTTAGCTCGGGCCTTGGCCAATGACCCTGAAATTCTCTTGATGGATGAGGCCTTCTCAGCCTTGGACCCGCTCATTCGTCGCGATATGCAAGATGAACTCGTTGATCTCCAAGAACGGGTGAATAAGACCATTATCTTCATCACCCACGACTTGGATGAAGCCCTCCGTATCGGTGACCGGATCGCCTTAATGCGGAATGGTGAAGTCGTTCAAGTCGGAACCGGTGAAGAAATCTTAACGAATCCAGCCAACGACTATGTGGAACGCTTCGTTGAGAGTGTGGATCGTTCCAAGGTTATTACTGCTGAGAATGCCATGAAACGCCCTGAGTTCGTGATTAATATGGACCGCGAAGGCTTGCGTGTGGCCCTCAGACGGATGCAAGAGGAAGATATCTCACAAATTATGGTTCGGGACGATTCCCAACGCTTACGCGGTTACATCCACGATGGGGAAGCCTTAGCTTATATCCGCAAGCAAAACCAAGCAGGCAAAGACCTGAACCTAGAAGACATCCTGCATACCGACGTGCCTGTCATTGCGCCGGATGCCACCATCAATGAAACCTTCGATGCCTTACAAGGGGCGTCGCTACCGGTATCGGTTGTCGATGAGAATGGCCGTTGGTTAGGGATTATTAACCGCCGGATGATTATCGATATTCTCTCATCAAGTGACTATGAAGGAGGTCCAGTAGATGAATAA
- a CDS encoding glycine betaine ABC transporter substrate-binding protein, with protein sequence MMKKILLALTALVGLVFTLGSEGAYESSLLNGNFFSDKEELELVYVQWDTEIASTHVIANVLEEAGYQVKMTSADVPVMWASLASGDVDGMVAAWLPQTHGSYFEEFGDQMEDLGPNLRGAKIGLVVPAYMPVSSIADLSSEAGSTITGIEPGTGAVMAAERALETYPNLSQWQMETASTGAMTTALGQAIDREEEIVVTGWSPHWKFQSYDLKYLEDPEGVFGGEETINTMVRFGLEEDHPRAYQILDRFEWDLEDMETVMLDIADGTDPKQAAKKWVDANRDKVDAWLAE encoded by the coding sequence ATGATGAAAAAAATACTATTAGCTTTAACCGCCTTGGTCGGCTTAGTCTTCACTTTGGGGAGTGAGGGGGCCTATGAGTCCTCGCTACTTAATGGTAATTTCTTTTCCGACAAAGAAGAATTAGAATTGGTCTATGTCCAATGGGATACGGAGATTGCTTCGACCCATGTCATCGCCAATGTCTTAGAAGAAGCAGGCTACCAAGTCAAGATGACCTCAGCTGATGTGCCTGTGATGTGGGCCTCTCTAGCTTCGGGTGATGTAGACGGCATGGTAGCTGCCTGGCTGCCGCAAACCCATGGCTCTTACTTTGAGGAGTTTGGCGACCAGATGGAAGATTTGGGCCCCAATCTCAGAGGAGCCAAGATTGGCTTAGTCGTTCCTGCTTATATGCCAGTCTCTAGCATTGCTGACTTAAGTTCTGAAGCTGGTTCAACCATTACCGGGATTGAACCAGGGACAGGAGCCGTAATGGCCGCAGAGCGAGCCTTGGAGACCTATCCTAATCTCAGCCAGTGGCAGATGGAAACGGCCTCAACAGGGGCGATGACGACAGCTCTTGGCCAGGCTATTGACCGGGAAGAGGAAATTGTCGTTACCGGTTGGTCGCCCCACTGGAAGTTCCAAAGCTATGACCTAAAATACTTGGAAGATCCAGAAGGGGTCTTCGGTGGTGAAGAGACCATCAATACTATGGTCCGCTTTGGCTTGGAAGAAGACCACCCGCGTGCCTATCAGATTCTGGATCGTTTCGAATGGGATCTGGAAGATATGGAGACCGTGATGCTGGATATTGCAGATGGGACAGACCCTAAGCAAGCAGCTAAGAAGTGGGTTGACGCTAACCGCGACAAGGTGGATGCTTGGTTAGCTGAATAA
- a CDS encoding ABC transporter ATP-binding protein → MIRLEGLSKAYNDEVKIGPLDLEIPKGSFTALVGPNGAGKSTCLMMIGRLLQADSGRVYLEGQAMDESKSQDLAKKIAVLRQENHFMTRLTVKQLVAFGRFPYSKGRLTEKDLEIVDNYIHFLSLEKLADRYLDQLSGGQRQRAYVAMVLAQETPYVLLDEPLNNLDIASSIQMMMHLRQVVNQLDRTIITVLHDINIAARYADFICAMKKGQIASFGSPRDVMQTQKLQDIFDANIRVIESEAGPIAVY, encoded by the coding sequence ATGATCCGACTCGAAGGGCTCTCTAAAGCCTATAACGATGAAGTCAAAATCGGCCCCCTCGATCTCGAAATTCCTAAAGGTAGTTTTACTGCCCTCGTTGGTCCCAATGGTGCAGGCAAATCGACCTGCCTGATGATGATTGGCCGCTTACTCCAAGCGGATAGCGGCCGGGTCTACCTGGAAGGCCAAGCCATGGATGAAAGCAAAAGCCAGGACTTGGCCAAAAAGATTGCCGTCCTCCGCCAGGAAAACCACTTCATGACTCGGTTAACAGTCAAGCAATTGGTGGCTTTTGGCCGCTTCCCCTACAGCAAGGGACGGCTCACTGAGAAAGACTTAGAAATTGTGGATAACTATATCCACTTTCTCAGCCTAGAAAAGCTAGCCGACCGCTATCTCGACCAACTGTCTGGTGGCCAACGCCAGCGGGCCTATGTAGCTATGGTTCTAGCCCAAGAGACCCCCTATGTCCTCCTCGACGAACCCCTGAATAACCTGGATATTGCGAGCTCTATCCAGATGATGATGCACCTCCGCCAGGTGGTTAACCAGCTGGACCGGACCATCATCACTGTCCTCCATGACATCAATATCGCCGCTCGCTACGCTGATTTCATCTGCGCTATGAAGAAGGGGCAGATCGCAAGCTTCGGCTCCCCCCGCGATGTCATGCAGACCCAGAAGCTCCAAGATATATTTGACGCCAACATCCGCGTCATTGAAAGCGAAGCAGGACCGATTGCAGTTTATTAG
- a CDS encoding iron chelate uptake ABC transporter family permease subunit → MKLKPLYFPAFTKEADRRRYWILFGVIFCLGLAFSGGLIFYNNPVPIDSPSFFPVIQRRLTALIAMIIVALCQGTATVAFQSLTQNRIITPSLLGFEALYVALQTAIVFFLGVQSLVQFSGLTAFCIQLVLMVSASLLLYRWLLTGKYADMQIMLLVGMMLGTGLNSLATFMRRMLAPSEFDILQARLFASVNHAEAEQFILAVPLCLLAIAGLLALSSKLDIMSLGTDVAKNLGLNPKQIAIIVLSLVAILMAISTALIGPLSFFGFLVANICYQLVPTYDHRYLFLMAIVVAFAVLTGAYFFMYHVFNAQGVVGVIIEVFGGLSFLTVLLRNKKGESL, encoded by the coding sequence ATGAAATTAAAGCCTCTCTATTTTCCAGCCTTTACCAAGGAAGCTGACCGCCGCCGCTATTGGATCCTCTTTGGGGTCATCTTCTGCCTGGGCCTCGCTTTCAGCGGGGGGCTCATCTTCTACAATAACCCTGTTCCTATCGATTCCCCCTCTTTCTTCCCAGTCATCCAAAGGCGGCTGACCGCTCTCATCGCCATGATCATCGTGGCCCTCTGCCAGGGCACAGCGACTGTCGCCTTCCAGTCTTTGACCCAAAACCGGATCATTACCCCTTCCCTGCTTGGTTTTGAAGCCCTTTATGTAGCTCTTCAAACCGCGATTGTCTTCTTCCTCGGGGTCCAATCCCTAGTCCAATTCTCAGGTCTAACGGCCTTCTGCATCCAATTAGTCCTCATGGTGTCAGCTAGCCTGCTCCTCTACCGCTGGTTGCTGACAGGTAAGTACGCGGATATGCAGATTATGCTCTTAGTGGGGATGATGCTGGGCACAGGGCTCAACTCCCTGGCAACTTTCATGCGCCGGATGCTAGCACCCTCAGAGTTCGATATCCTCCAGGCTCGGCTCTTCGCTTCCGTTAACCATGCGGAAGCCGAGCAATTCATCCTGGCCGTTCCACTCTGCCTCTTAGCTATCGCCGGTCTTTTGGCTCTCAGCTCCAAGCTCGATATCATGTCCCTAGGAACGGATGTTGCCAAGAACCTCGGCCTCAATCCCAAGCAGATTGCTATCATTGTTTTAAGCCTTGTCGCTATCCTGATGGCCATTTCTACTGCCTTGATTGGTCCCCTGTCCTTCTTTGGCTTCCTGGTAGCCAATATCTGCTATCAGCTGGTTCCGACCTACGACCACCGCTATCTCTTCCTGATGGCTATCGTTGTCGCCTTTGCTGTCTTAACAGGTGCCTATTTCTTCATGTACCATGTCTTCAATGCCCAGGGCGTGGTGGGTGTGATCATTGAGGTCTTCGGTGGTCTCAGCTTCCTCACCGTCCTCCTCAGAAATAAGAAAGGAGAATCCCTATGA